CTGGCGACTCCTTTATATATCGGTACCTTTTCTGCTCTGCCTACAGTATGTGGTGGGTCGACAAGATATGCAAAACGATAATCTACGGTGGACTCATCTACTACATCGGAAAGGCGCTCTACTCGCTACTGTTTGCGTCCGTGTTCTAAGCTTCGCCGGGCTGGATGTACCTTACCTGACTAGATCCCGAAACCTGGTCCACAGTTGGGGGGCAGTTCGGTATTAATTAAGTGCAATTAATTCTTAGATTCCATCACACGACTGCCGCTACTCACGGTGCGATTTGGCGGTTagtttgttgattgtttttcactctctcCCGATTGGTCCTTATCTTTTGCCGGCATCTAAAGACACCGTTTCCGACCATCGATGGATTACCCCATTTGCCGTTCcggtttaatttttgtttttgtttacttaGTGTCGGGGTGTAGTGCTGTAAGTGTTTAACTGTGGTTCACGCATAGCCTAAGATGCCTCCGCCGGACGCGGCGGCAACgattaataaataaaccactaaatcatttgatttttatcaccaaacAATCGGCGTTACTGATCGCGGGTCAATTATGGAATGGATGTGACCCTAGTAAGCGCATCTACGTGCTGCTTAATTACTGCATCCGAAACATTTGACCGGTGAGGGTGTCCTTTAATCGTGGTGAACTCCGAATTCCGAACGATGAGCAACGCGGACAGTAAGCCAACGGAGAGTACGTTCTGTCAGATTATGAAGCCCATCTATTGGGTATCGAAGTCGACCGGGCTGTGGCCGCAGTCGTTTATCCAGTCGTCACCCGGTGTGACGGTGCTCGACATTGGCTACATCATTTTTATCTACGTCCTGTTTGGGTATCTCATCGCTATCAACATGAGCGCGAAGCTGTGGGACTACTACATGACACCGTTTGGGTCGGAAATCCTTCGGTACGGATTACAGACACATCTAGTCAATGGGCTGTGTCTTGGTAAGTCGCCGGCGGGATccctctctcgcgcgcgcccttGTGCGTCTAATGGGTTGTGGTGTTTAAATTGTTCTAGGTGTACTAATAATTACCACCAACGTTGTGCAATACCGAAGAAAGTGGGAATACATGAGCTTGCTGGACGCAATAACGAAGGTAGTCGAACAGGAGTTTCATGTAAAAAATCCTGTGAGAGTTGTGCAACTGTAAGGGACATAAGCATTCACTGAAATCTGCGAGTTCACTAACTATGCATTACTTCATATTACTTCCAGTTTCATAGCGTTCATTATATTTTGGGAAAACGCGTACCTCCTGTTGGTGTTGAGTGGTTACTACTTTCTGATAGACAGAACTTTAAACATACGGACCAGCTATCTCTACACATCCTACTACATTATGAACGTATCCATGTTGGCTCTTATCAACGAGTATACTTACTTCATTGTACACATCCGACGGCTCATGACGATCGTAAACAGGCTGCTGAAGCAGTTACTGTTGAACGATGCCGAAAGTGAGCTGATTCTACTCGACAAGGGTCGCAAGGCCAAAACGCCAACCATCGCGTACGATGAGATTTTTACGATTTACGGACAAATCGGAAAGGACTTTGCCAACGGTGGAAGTCAAATGAAACCAAACAAGGCAACAAAGACTTTCGTGGTGCCGCCAGCGTCGGCAGGATTCAACAAATTCTCGCCGATGACCGTGTACAACACGTAGGACCTACTTACCAACCTTTTTGTGTGGGCAACCTCTCTGAACCTGTCTTTTAATGTTCCTTCCCCAACTCAGCTTTGTCACTCAGCTGAAGATCGACGGCGAGTCCAGCATGGATTCGATACTAAAATCACTGAACCGTCTTTCCGTTTTGCACTATCACCTGTGCGATGCGATCCGACTGGTCAATCGCATATCGTCGCTCCCGATGATGCTACAGTTTGGGGCCATATTTGTGTTTCTAGTGTTTGGCCTGTTCACCATCTACAAGTGTGTACCGGTCAGAGTGTTTGCGGACCGATGGGTTTGCTCACCAATTTTTCCTCCTTCACCAGAGCATTCAATTCCGGAACGTGGGCATTCAAAATTATGGCCGTGGCTAACGCTTCGTGGATTGCGTTCTACTTGGTGGCAATTTTGACCGTCATCACCGCCACCTCGTCAGCCACGACCGCGGGCCGCGCTACGGGCGATATCATCCACCAGATTATACGAAAGCATCAGAACCACTTCACGAGCGACGTAATTGAGAGGGTAAGTTCTGGGATCGAtggtttgatcgatttttttctcactATCCTATTCTGATTACGTTTAAGCTTTCCACAATGTCactgcaaataaaaatgcgcGAAATGTCCTTCTCCTGCGGCTTATTCCAGTTCGATTGGCAACTGTTTAGCTCGGTAGGTCTAACGGCGCCTAGATTGGGACAAATCGGTAAATATCTAACCGGAAGACGGTATGCAGATACTTTCAGCGTGCGCAATGTACCTGGTGTTTCTGATTCAGTTCGACGTAACACCTCCGCTTGGGCTTTCATCGAGCAATCTTACCTTGCCGTCTATCGAAATATTTAACATTCCGACCGACGGTGAATAGTAACGAAAACAAGCACCCGATATGAACCTATGTACTTCGCACGGTGGCATACATATTTTCTGTAATAGAGTGACGCAAATCTTACACAAATAAAGCTTTcacacggcaccacggcaAAATATTACGAGTAACGAATTTGCGCAATTTCCCGGGCACAGCATTTCAAAACAGCCAACTTTGACAGCTCATCGTTTTAGATCGCATTCGCTGCTGACAGTTCGCCCGCTGTCAAACGTTTCGTCAGTCAGTTCGGCTCGGTCCGTgaaatttgttgttttgcttttgtgaATTCGTGTCTGTTGTTTCGTGCCGTTTCTCTGTGCACCCGTGAACCGTGAAGTTACGTGGCCCGTGGTGAATCAATTGGTGTGTCCGGTTGTTCGTTTCGTGATCGCCCGCCTAATCGGCGTGATTCAGTGTGCAGGTGCTCCGGTCAACATCACCAGCCTCCCAGCAGAAGGTACCGTTCCGGGCGACCGACACAATGGCGATGCTGGAGGGAACACTGTCCAAATGGACGAACGTGATGAAGGGTTGGCAATATCGTTGGTTCGTTCTGGATGAGTACGCCGGGCTGCTGTCGTATTATACCGTAAGTTCCACCGATTACTACGTAACCCATCGAGAAGCGAAACAAGATTCGAATGCACCTTTTCCAGGCACTATGCAAACCGGCAAAGCGAGTTCCGAGGGTTTTCGGTCCCGGTCGGCACCGATTATTGATGGTTGTCTCAATATTCTATTTTAGCGATGATTAATAGGACGCATAAGAAACGGACTTCGAAATAGCCCTAGAAATAGGGCCCTCGTAGTCGGAACTCGTACCCGATGCTGCCCTACCGAATTATCTTATCGCCGGCTGATTCCGGGAATGTAAACGAATCCGCATGACTCGACTCGGGATCGTATTCGTATATGCTGGCGGGGCCAGTGCGAAAACGAAGACCTATATGCACTATCTAGCGAGCGCGAGCCCGCTTGTCGGTTCGTCGATCTCGGCCCCACGGCCTGTCGAGTTGGGTTAATTTTTCACGAAAGTGTCACGAAACTTTCATCGGATGAACCGTTTCAGGAACTTCCGCATTCCGATAAGTGCTTGTGAGCTTATAGTATAACCGTGAAAGTTGCATATTCGACACATTGCACAACTCATCACTGTCGTTTATTGTTGCATTTCAGTGGCTcagttttcttcagttttACCCCGATAACCGGAGCTACTTTGTATGTCACTGAACGGCTGGCGTGTGTTAAAATCGTTACGGGTCGTCATCAGCGTGGTTCTGGTGATCGATTTCCTGCATCATACGATAAGAAACCGTAGCTACACTTGGTAAACGAGATAAGCATTCAGCCCATGCTAGGGATGATACCGATTAACGTGTACAGTAACACGGCCTACGATTCTTCCTTCCGATTCTGCACTGTTCGCTTCATTCTTTCTCTTATCTTTTGAGCTCTTTTCGCTACCAAACCCGGCGACATGTATTTGCCGTGCTCTGTACACTGCTTTATTCAGGTTATGCCAAGACATGCACTAGCCCCACGGCCGCCTGGCGGTGGGGTTATAAGGTTCGTTGAGCGAGCAGTGACAGTGTCACGGCCGCACACGGTCAGCTGACACACACGGCTCTGTGatatgcaaaaataaatatttaccactAAGAAAATCACTTTCACGCCCGCCGCCCTTTCGACGGTCTTGCACACGCGGCGAACGTGCAAGCATTGGCAAAACTGCAAGAGGGCTGTGCGGAAGTTGGCAAATGAAAATTCCACCGTTGGCAAAAGGTGATAGGGGACCGTAGAaggagaaaacagaaaataaacaatcttTACAAAAGTACTAGAGCTCCGTGTTTGGCGTGCGCCGGAGCGATGGTGTGCCGTAGTGTGtttgttgtaaccttttacTTTCTAATAACCGAAAGCCCATGTTATCCCGTCCAGTCCCGTCCCGCCGTGCCCCCATTGTTTCCTTAATGCACCGGATCCTGCGGTCCCAAGAAAACGGTCCTCCACTGCTTTCCCCCTTCAATGCGCCTTTAGCTTCCGCGCCTTTCGGATGTACGTCTGGATGTAGAAGTTCGTGAACAGACTGATCAGGATGACGAGATTGACGGCGTGAAGCATGTAGATCGTTTTGTTGGCCGCACACGTTGGCTGAAGGGCTGCCCGGACGTGCACCAGCATCGTGACCAGCTGCGCCAGCTGtatgatggtgatggccggCTTGATGCGGCCCGTGAGCGGTTGGCAGGCTTTGAACGACGACAGAAAGTAGTACGAGTACATGATGATATGCACGATCGAGTTGAGCACCATGATGGACATCTCCTGATACGCTGCGATTGGGAAAGGACTCATCAGAACGATCGCTGGTGGCActgggatcgatcgattcacTTACACAAACTCAGCTTCAGGCTCCACCAAACGATGAGGAAAGTACTGATGTGGTGGTACACGTGTAGCGCCGACACCTGGTTCTGCTTTTTGCGCAACACGAAAAACACCGTCTCGATGAACTCAACCAACCGGAGGCACATCGCGAGCCACCCGTAGTACACTGCATCCAGACCGTGCTCATACGCCGTCACCGGCAGCTTGGGTGTGCATCTACCGATGAACCGGAACTTGAACCCTACCTTGATGTACTGGGTGAAGGGGGAGAGAAAATGGTAAACTTCCAAAACCATACGTAAGCCTGCGCCACCGGCCTTCGGTACTCACATTCAGCACCAGGAAGGTGCATGCAAACACTTGGAAAATATTGTACGCCGCGATGATCCAGCGCAGATTGTAtggtttccgattttccaTATAGCTGCCGGACCGCGAATCGTAAAACGGATAGATATGATTCATTTTAAATAAGGATTGGCCCTTAGCTCTAAGTTATAAGCGTATTCCGAGCAGGTTTCCCGTTCATCCGGAACGGATTTGGGGATGCGGATCGTATCGGGCCGCGCACCCATCCGCCCCCTCGGTCGCCTTACCTTGGGCCGTATTTGTAGATGAAGTAGAGGTATATGGCAATCAGGATGGTGCTCGGTACTGGCGATGCCATCAAAGGGTACTCGTCGATGTGTTCCTCTGCGCGGCATCCCGATCAAGTGACGAGCCGGTCGGCGAAAGATAGAGCAGCGAGCAAGATCCAGACAAAGAACAATATGAGACATAACAGcagacgaaaacgaaaatgcgCTGCGCCGCGAAAgcgatttaaaattcatcgATGACGCCAACCTGCGGCCTGAGGCTACAACAGCTCGCCGCCGATCGCTTCCTTGCTtggattgttttttgcttcgattcCACTGGGGCTCTCATTAGTGTGTCTGACTGACTAAGAGACGTCGTGCGTCGAGCTATTGACCGGCGCGTATCGGGTTTCGACTGGTACGGTTAGAATTTTAATCAATGCACGCACGTGCTTCACCGGTTTTGGTGATAGGCCCCTCCCCGCTGCCGAATCCatccccagccagccagccagactcgatcgatcgttattcattattcatttgtCACATTTCTAGTGAACACAGCATGCTGTGGAAATATAGTAGCGCCTTCAGCTGGGCGGGTTATGACAAATGATGTCAAAAAGTCGAAACATTAAATTACTGACTGACAAATGGTCTTCGCGGAAAGGATGTTTTTTCCACTTGCCAGTGGGTCACTGAATGTAATTTTGCATCAGCAATTAGGCAGCCCAAAAAAGGGATTATTTAAAGGCCACTGAGGCCACTGGGTAACAGTCGGGGTTgcatttgaatgaaatttgcAGTCCATTAAGAGTGGTTGGTGATGTTTTTTGACATACATGCCACTTGTTAATCTTAAACCCAGCTAAGGTGCATTCGAAGCCACGCTTGGGGTGGCCCTGTGACGGGAGACTGGACAAAAAAGGGAGCATACTCTTCGTTAGCCTTGAAACTTAAGCATCTGTCAGGTGGGGGCAGTTAGTATCGAGGAGGGTCATTACTTGGTTCGAGTGGTTCGAGGAGGAACAGCAACACTTACGCGTTGTTGTACTAGTAAATAGCGCCTGTGACGAGGTTGACGCTGGCTTTTTGCACCTCAACGTTTTAAACTATGTCCACAAAATGTATGCTGTTCCCTTGACCCCGAGGGACGACAGGCAAGCCGTTTTTGCTTGTTCCCACGAAACATTCTAGAGAGCTCAGATCGTAAATTCTTTACACTTCTTTTAGCCAATCTAGTGACAGTTTCTACCCATTAACGAATGGCACAAAAAGGAGGCCTccaacaccttttttttgctttcttaaaaaaacatttttatgttgtgcgCGAGTGGGACATAATTCAATTCTCACATCGCGTTCACCGAATAGAAACTTTCCGATGGCCAGCACGAGAACGGCATACCTAAGTGGGATTCGCCAAAGAACGAACTCCGATTTTAATGACGTTATTTGAACTGCGACGGCGCGATCGCGTACCAAAAAGACGTCAATCAAACGATACCTTTCATTTGCCAATAAATCTTAACACGCTTCCTTTTGCCGTTTTGCTGAGGTGCTTAGCGAACATCTGATCGGTGCgattcatttgcattcatttgGTGCACTCCCGGGCGCGCTTAGCAACGCTGTCTCCCGGTCTGTCGGTCAAGAATCGGCTTAACGGTTGCGTCATCGTCACAGCCGTCTGTTCTACTTTCTTTGCACAAAGTCCAAAACCCCTCTAACCGGACTGCTTTCACGTGCGGCGAGTGGCACGAAGAAGGAAGGGTTTATGCTGAATAGCACGCATCACACACCGGTCCGCGGCGAGCGGTTGGCGGTACCACTGTATCATATCCGTTGCCCGTTTTCTAGCGGGTGCCGTCTGCGGCTGTGGCCAGTTTTTCTTACTGTCGTTGTTTTGTGTCActtggttttcggtggcaacgCGCGCCGTCGaggaggaaaagttttgccaGGTTAAAGGTAAACACACTTGAAATCGGTGGCACACTGTACTCCCCGAGGCGTTGAGCAAAATGTGGAACCATTTCTGTGTCTGTATGGGAAGGATGGTAGTTTCCACTTACCGACACCCTTGACGTTGAACAGATCGTAGATCGTGAAGTCGGTGAGATTCATCTGCTGAAGGAAATCCATGGTGCGGAACTCGGGAGGATTCGATTCtgtctcgatcgatcgctggcggACAAGCACGACACCCTGTAGGAGCGACACCTTGAAGGATCGAGAGTATCACAGCTGTTCGTCGTGGTTGAGCCAAGCACCAACaccgttcgctttcgttcgatcgatcgattgcacAAGACACACTTATTTTTGGACAGGACGCAACAGAGCTCCCAGGAACCGGTACGAGCGCTTTCGGTGCTTCCTCAACACTTTCGGTGGTTCGATAGGGCGCGCCTCGTCCTGCTTGACCACCAGCCGGACGTCGTGTCGTGGAGATACTGCGGTGGCCACACTTTCGCTCCGCTAGGCCGTCCCTCTTAAGCTTAAGCCCGGCAGCGATCCCGAGGCGATGATCGTGTACCACACATCCACGCGCGATACTGGCCACCGTGGAACTGCGGAGCGCGCGAAGGGGCTCCGATGCAGACGCGCGCGACAGGCCACAGTCTGCGTAGCGTGCCGCACTGTCGCGCGACACTACGGCGCGAACGGCGCCACGCGGCCACCACTTTCTCATGTTGTTGAATTTTAAGTTTTACCTTTCTTTTAGACCCTTGCGTAAAGCAAGTGCCGCATGACCCCCGTTTGGGCTCCACCGAAGCAGGGCGAGCCGATTTCGGTAATTGCATTGCCATGGGCCGGCGGCGCGCGCGATGCAACGTTCAGCCGAGAGATCctcgaaaaaataaaacagtgaTTCCGGTTCGGCGGGCTCGAGGATGAAACATATGTCCAGCCGgctattttcacttttcagcCTGGCGGAGAAATTTATGGTtgataaagaagaaaaagggaaccacCAACACGCGTactagaaaacaaaaaacaaatgaaacaagaGAATACAAAAAACCTCGGAAACCGGCAACTAGTGTACGAGTTTTTGGTGGCCCTGCAGCCGATCGGGGCCTTTTGCAGTTCGCAGAGAGGtttacatttaaatttttccatAATTAAGATAACTGCGAGAGGGggttttcatttccttcacgacacgctgccggccgccggccacccTTGTGTATTGCAGGCCAGACCCTAGCATTCATCTCGATCGCAGTCGCTTTTTGGCTGAATCGATTTTTGCATAATATGTACTGTTTTGCATAAGATATGGCGTATGTTTTGGTAACCAAGTTTATCGCGCCGCGACCGGATTGGATTGAATTGGATAAGAGCCTCATTTTATCCAGTTCCAGGCAGACGGAGAACAGTCTCTCACTCGCGAAAAGGCACACCAGGTGCTGCACGGTAGAAGGGTCGTTCTGTTTGGCGAAATGGTCAGCTCTTTTCTAAACCAATTAGTCAACCGCCGCCGCTAGGATTAATAGTTTCGCGGAGAGCGTTTGCCAATGTCGCATATCGAATGAGGTGCTTGTGGATCGGCCACCAGAGTTACCACCATAGGCACAGTGCCCTTGCCGCCGGCATCTGGGCCCGAAGGTTAATGTCTGGCACCCATTTCCGTCGCttatcgcgcgcgcgggacACTCTTCTATCTGAGGACGAACCGGGTAATTGTCCACGCCGAAGAAATCTCCCGAACTCTCACCAAGGTCACGCATGAACGCtaccggtggtcggtgcgcTAGCTAATCCAAAACAGCCTAGACCACCTGCTAACGGCGTCGGGGCCAAGAAGCACCGACCTTCCCGGGGCTCTTAAACGCGTTGGCGTTTAAAGAGTTCGGTTTTcctatttattcaaatatgtAATTTGCATTTCCCCCAAAGCAAAACCGTTTCTTCCGCATTCGGTGGAACGCGAACTCTGGTGCGCCTGTGACCGGTACGTGGAATGTGTGTCCCTTTTAACCTTCTGCATTTTTGGATGGCGGACGAAGAATAGGAAACGGCGGCGTGTTGTGTCGTTAATTTTCTGTAGAAAATCCTAATTTAGCACTTCGCGTGTTTCGCATTAAACATTAACAACACTGATGGTTGCCGGTGTGTCCTATGCCGATGTCTCGGCCGGTGTTGTGTCGATCTTTTCGCTGTATTTATCTTTGTGCTGCTTCCGATACGTCTGTCGAATCTGGCCGTGCGAAATGCGAAAAGTTGTAGGAGCCTCGAAACGTGATACTGTGATATGCACACTAATTTAAATCACACCGACGCCGACCCCGTTATCTATCGCTTAACTCCCCTTCGGGATCCGCCGAGATTGACGGTCGGCCTTAGCAACCGATCAATGAGGGATCGCCAACGTGGATTATGTTGCCGGCCGGCTAACTTTCAATCGTTCGTTTTACTTCCCGGTCGTTCCTGGACTCGGGTTCGTTGGCTCCCGAACGACACGAACGCGGTTGTTCGTGGCTTTTTGGAGCTCTCTTTTGGGAGAAGTTCTTACGTAAAGAAATGTACTACAAAAAGACGACTCATTTGACTCGGTAAAGCGCGCACATTCGGGCGGGAGTTTATCACGTACACAAACCAACAGCCCACTGGGTCGGAGGTTACTGGGTGGGTTGCTAGGCATTAATCTCGCATTCACAAGATCAACCTAAAAGAGAAACTCCCTAAGCCAAGCGTACGTATTCTGTGTGGTGGAGCAAACGAAAGACTTAACCGCCAGACAACGAACcctttcaaaaatattgcGAAAAAGTATATGACGTAGACTTCGAATTTGGGACCAACCGTAGAAAGTGCGTGGAGTGACTAATGATTTCGAAAATCCAACGTTTGATGTAATCAATAACAAGCAACCCCGGGTTGGCCCGTGTTGTAGACGTTTCGTGACCATTTTCACGACTCGCGAAAGACAATCAGATTTATGTTTGGATTTGATAgttgtttccaattttgcaGGTTGGTGTCCACACGGTCGGGTGGACACCAGGGGTGGATCAGCTTAATCAAGCCCCCCGTGTACCAATATCGCCCGTGAGAACGGTTCTACAGCGCTCCGAACGTGGATTCTCACACTCGGTTTCATCCTTGGATTCGAGTGGCGTGTTTTGCCAAAATCATTTCCCACGTGTGACGGCGGTTTTTGTGTACCTATGTGTGCCTTCCATCCTATCACGCTGGCACCGCATGGAACGAACTTGACCTATAACCCGTATCGAACTAGCCGGCCCAATATTGTCTCATATCcgcctcggccgaccgaaGGGCACCGATAATGAGCCGCAGCGTCCCAAGTATGGCGAATGTTTGTGGGAAAAAATTGCATCACATTGCACAATGGGGGTGACCGCAATTCGGAGCGATCCGGTGCACTGAAAACCTAGCGAAGGGCTGGCTGGAGTTGGTGTCGCTACTACACCAAAATACACAGCGCCGAAAATAACGAGTCCGAAGCACCGACTACGCGCCACGGAATGCGCTGCGTTGTCGTCGTAACATTCGAAAATCGGTCTTCAACGTAACGTTTACAGTGCCTCCCTTGGTGTGTTTTTTGgggcttttccttttttccgccaaAAGCGGGAGCttctcccactctctctccatctcactCGGTAACACAGCATAAATTGTAATGCTCCCCTCTGGACGGCCGACGGAGCCACATTTCGTTCGCTCGCGGCCATATTATCGAATGTGACACACGCACTGGGCGTCAGGCCGGCGGGGTAGCCTTTCGCTTGTCCGGGCCGAACAAATGTGCTTAAAAATAATACCCACACCCGGCCATAACGAACCACCGAAGGGTGTCGGAGTTTGTGGAAGAGCTCCGAGCCCGGACGGGCGCACACAGCAATCGGTCGGGTTCCAGTCGGGTGAttgagaaacaaaattatatCAACATTTGGACGACTTTTCTTTCGAAATTCGTTAATCAACGTCCGGCGAAAAGGGATCGGAAAAGTCGGAGGCGGTTGAAAGTGAAGTGGCCGCCGTTTTGAACCCATCTCCAGTGCGGGTGAAAGTGGACCCCATGATGTGGTGTTTGGCGCTCGCTCCAAATCGCGATCGATTGACTCGCGAAGGTTAGGGTCGGCCGTTCGATTAGGAAACCGTTTTTGCGACACCCTTCCGTTtgtcgttgtttgtgtttttttttctggcgttACACTGATTGATCCGATCTTCTTCCATCACTTTGGGGGGGCGTCGTAGTCAACCCTCGGAATCGGCCATGGAAAACCCCAA
The nucleotide sequence above comes from Anopheles bellator chromosome 1, idAnoBellAS_SP24_06.2, whole genome shotgun sequence. Encoded proteins:
- the LOC131215579 gene encoding uncharacterized protein LOC131215579, translating into MSNADSKPTESTFCQIMKPIYWVSKSTGLWPQSFIQSSPGVTVLDIGYIIFIYVLFGYLIAINMSAKLWDYYMTPFGSEILRYGLQTHLVNGLCLGVLIITTNVVQYRRKWEYMSLLDAITKVVEQEFHVKNPVRVVQLFIAFIIFWENAYLLLVLSGYYFLIDRTLNIRTSYLYTSYYIMNVSMLALINEYTYFIVHIRRLMTIVNRLLKQLLLNDAESELILLDKGRKAKTPTIAYDEIFTIYGQIGKDFANGGSQMKPNKATKTFVVPPASAGFNKFSPMTVYNTFVTQLKIDGESSMDSILKSLNRLSVLHYHLCDAIRLVNRISSLPMMLQFGAIFVFLVFGLFTIYKAFNSGTWAFKIMAVANASWIAFYLVAILTVITATSSATTAGRATGDIIHQIIRKHQNHFTSDVIERLSTMSLQIKMREMSFSCGLFQFDWQLFSSILSACAMYLVFLIQFDVTPPLGLSSSNLTLPSIEIFNIPTDGE
- the LOC131205659 gene encoding elongation of very long chain fatty acids protein 1-like: MDFLQQMNLTDFTIYDLFNVKGVEEHIDEYPLMASPVPSTILIAIYLYFIYKYGPSYMENRKPYNLRWIIAAYNIFQVFACTFLVLNYIKVGFKFRFIGRCTPKLPVTAYEHGLDAVYYGWLAMCLRLVEFIETVFFVLRKKQNQVSALHVYHHISTFLIVWWSLKLSLSYQEMSIMVLNSIVHIIMYSYYFLSSFKACQPLTGRIKPAITIIQLAQLVTMLVHVRAALQPTCAANKTIYMLHAVNLVILISLFTNFYIQTYIRKARKLKAH